From Streptomyces sp. NBC_00237, a single genomic window includes:
- a CDS encoding spermidine synthase translates to MPVSPRAARFLVLGVVFLCAACGLVYELELVALASYLIGDSVTQASVVLSTMVFAMGVGSLLAKRLRTQAAVGFGMLEAGLAAVGGSSALVLYASFAWFGGARYVLVAFSLAIGVLIGAEIPLLMTLIQRIGREVPGAAVAAVAAGGPAGSPVSPASTVSPDGGSHEGYGSDGSDGSDGGDASGDVADLFAADYVGALVGGLLFPFFLLPMLGQLTGALLTGAVNTAAGGSLVLWLFRRELTRRNRWLLIGVNVAVLTSLATATVLVDDFERAARRAVYGDRVRVAVQTDAQEVVITGSVSGPMDFFLDGRLRVSSRDEYRYHEALVHPAMRGKHARVLILGGGDGMAAREVLRYPDVRTVTLVELDPGVVELARTDPALVALNGGVHQDPRLHVVNADAFGWLRSAPLGDLPYDVVISDLPDPGITAATKLYSQEFYGLAADVLAPGGRMVVHAGPIGARPHVYWTVEATLRAAGLATRPYRATGRLSDFSAGPDRSSGNSRAPRDWGLILAAVTRPGLGIAPDAPHLRSLTVPVLLEGARSAESARIGGAGPSTLIHPRYGQ, encoded by the coding sequence CTGCCGGTGAGCCCTCGGGCGGCCCGCTTCCTGGTGCTGGGTGTGGTGTTTCTGTGCGCCGCCTGCGGTCTGGTGTACGAACTCGAACTGGTCGCGCTCGCCTCGTACTTGATCGGTGACTCGGTCACCCAGGCGTCCGTGGTCCTCTCCACGATGGTCTTCGCGATGGGCGTCGGCTCCCTGCTGGCGAAGCGCCTGCGCACCCAGGCGGCCGTGGGCTTCGGCATGCTGGAGGCGGGGCTCGCGGCGGTGGGCGGCAGTTCGGCGCTGGTGCTGTACGCGTCGTTCGCGTGGTTCGGCGGGGCGCGGTACGTGCTGGTGGCGTTCTCGCTCGCGATCGGCGTGCTCATCGGGGCGGAGATCCCGCTGCTGATGACGCTGATCCAGCGAATCGGGCGGGAGGTGCCGGGCGCTGCGGTCGCTGCGGTCGCTGCGGGCGGTCCTGCGGGCTCCCCGGTCTCTCCGGCGTCCACGGTCTCCCCGGACGGCGGGAGCCACGAGGGCTACGGGAGTGACGGGAGCGATGGGAGTGACGGGGGTGATGCGAGTGGCGACGTGGCGGACCTTTTCGCCGCCGACTACGTGGGGGCGCTCGTGGGCGGGCTCCTCTTCCCCTTCTTCCTCCTCCCGATGCTCGGACAGCTCACGGGCGCGCTGCTCACCGGGGCGGTCAACACGGCCGCCGGGGGCTCCCTGGTCCTGTGGCTGTTCCGGCGCGAGCTCACGCGGCGCAACCGCTGGCTGCTGATCGGCGTCAACGTCGCCGTCCTCACCTCCCTGGCCACCGCGACCGTCCTGGTCGACGACTTCGAACGGGCCGCGAGACGGGCGGTGTACGGGGACCGGGTGCGGGTCGCCGTACAGACCGACGCGCAGGAGGTCGTCATCACCGGCAGTGTGTCGGGCCCGATGGACTTCTTCCTCGACGGCAGACTCCGCGTCTCCAGCCGCGACGAATACCGCTACCACGAGGCCCTGGTCCACCCCGCGATGCGCGGCAAACACGCCCGCGTCCTGATCCTGGGCGGGGGCGACGGAATGGCCGCCCGCGAGGTGCTCCGCTACCCGGACGTCCGTACGGTCACGCTCGTCGAGCTGGATCCAGGGGTCGTGGAACTCGCGCGCACCGACCCGGCGTTGGTAGCCCTCAACGGGGGCGTGCACCAGGACCCCCGCCTCCACGTCGTGAACGCGGACGCCTTCGGCTGGCTGCGTTCGGCGCCGCTCGGCGACCTCCCCTACGACGTGGTCATCTCCGACCTGCCCGATCCGGGCATCACCGCCGCCACGAAGCTCTACTCGCAGGAGTTCTACGGGCTGGCGGCGGACGTGCTCGCTCCCGGGGGCCGGATGGTGGTCCACGCGGGCCCGATCGGGGCCCGCCCCCACGTCTACTGGACCGTCGAGGCCACCCTGCGCGCGGCGGGCCTCGCCACCCGCCCGTACCGGGCGACCGGCCGCCTCTCCGACTTCAGCGCGGGCCCGGACCGCTCCTCCGGCAACTCCAGGGCCCCGCGCGACTGGGGCCTGATCCTCGCCGCGGTCACCCGACCGGGCCTGGGCATCGCCCCCGACGCGCCGCACCTGCGCTCCCTGACCGTGCCGGTACTGCTGGAAGGGGCGAGGTCGGCGGAATCCGCCCGGATCGGGGGCGCGGGCCCCTCGACGCTGATCCACCCTCGCTACGGCCAATGA
- a CDS encoding daptide-type RiPP, which translates to MSDKKIETAAIPTADNGQDLELGLQELETLEAPGWGTIGGISAGASVSALVSAGIIIT; encoded by the coding sequence ATGAGCGACAAGAAGATCGAGACCGCGGCCATCCCCACGGCCGACAACGGCCAGGACCTGGAGCTGGGCCTCCAGGAGCTGGAGACCCTCGAAGCGCCGGGCTGGGGCACCATCGGCGGCATCTCCGCCGGAGCCAGCGTCTCGGCGCTCGTCTCCGCCGGAATCATCATCACCTAG
- the mpaP gene encoding daptide biosynthesis intramembrane metalloprotease, translated as MPALTLTKPPTTPAPDLEHPRTAGHVSVHPPTEPDLPWVVQRGESQHFRVGPDLAKLLQALDGTRDHQAIADTLGSPWTPGDVDHAVRSLADKKLLDDGTPPRKTRRVKLVPPLTIQFTVLKPDKILLRMQPLTRLLSHKAVSVAATVLALGGLLALAICSPDLTAAVSRPMNPYAYLAVVLGILGTTAVHEFAHGAVLTHHGGRPTRMGFMLFYMSPAFFCDVSDGWRLGKPQQRVQIALAGIFVQAVAAGGAGVAALLVGQDSTWRGPLLVTALAIYLTCAINLLPLVKLDGYIALMSHLDISHLREKAMTDALCALSRFLFGGTYVRELSHKPWSVPYGFACLLFPLYLVGTALTLWSGMLQRLGVTGSLLFLGGVGYLVWRLAKGFWKLCTSARLAGAPVARIVAVCVLAAGLLGFAATAIKLPASFAAGYTVSADGKTASVVVPEGTSTSLIAEGADVQLRRNGLLSRPPIGTGRLTSSESTARNAPLAALIPVSGGSDLLPVRAYPLALDAVPAERSGVAEVKAGTHPLWKWLAVTYLSPLLPN; from the coding sequence ATGCCCGCACTCACCCTTACCAAGCCGCCCACGACCCCCGCCCCCGACCTGGAGCACCCGCGCACGGCCGGTCACGTCTCCGTCCACCCGCCCACCGAGCCCGACCTGCCCTGGGTCGTCCAGCGCGGCGAGAGCCAGCACTTCCGGGTCGGCCCGGACCTCGCGAAGCTGCTCCAGGCCCTCGACGGCACCCGCGACCACCAGGCCATCGCCGACACGCTCGGCTCGCCCTGGACCCCCGGCGACGTCGACCACGCGGTCCGCTCGCTCGCCGACAAGAAGCTCCTCGACGACGGGACGCCGCCCCGCAAGACCCGGCGGGTGAAGCTCGTACCGCCGCTGACCATCCAGTTCACGGTCCTCAAGCCCGACAAGATCCTGCTGAGGATGCAGCCGCTGACCCGGCTGCTCTCCCACAAGGCCGTCTCCGTCGCCGCCACCGTGCTCGCCCTCGGCGGACTCCTCGCCCTGGCGATCTGCTCGCCGGACCTGACGGCCGCCGTGTCCCGGCCGATGAACCCGTACGCCTATCTGGCGGTCGTGCTCGGCATCCTCGGTACGACGGCCGTGCACGAGTTCGCCCACGGCGCGGTCCTCACCCACCACGGCGGACGGCCCACCCGCATGGGCTTCATGCTCTTCTACATGTCGCCCGCCTTCTTCTGCGACGTCTCCGACGGCTGGCGGCTCGGCAAGCCCCAGCAGCGCGTACAGATCGCCCTCGCCGGGATCTTCGTACAGGCCGTCGCGGCGGGCGGCGCCGGAGTCGCCGCACTCCTCGTCGGCCAGGACAGCACCTGGCGCGGCCCCCTCCTGGTGACCGCCCTCGCCATCTACCTGACCTGCGCGATCAACCTCCTGCCGCTGGTCAAGCTGGACGGCTACATCGCCCTGATGAGCCACCTCGACATCTCCCACCTGCGGGAGAAGGCGATGACCGACGCACTGTGCGCCCTGTCCCGCTTCCTCTTCGGCGGTACGTACGTCCGCGAGCTGAGCCACAAGCCCTGGTCCGTGCCGTACGGCTTCGCCTGCCTGCTCTTCCCCCTCTACCTCGTCGGCACCGCGCTCACCCTGTGGTCCGGCATGCTCCAGCGGCTCGGCGTCACCGGATCCCTCCTCTTCCTGGGCGGCGTCGGCTACCTGGTGTGGCGCCTGGCCAAGGGCTTCTGGAAGCTGTGCACGAGTGCGCGCCTCGCCGGGGCCCCCGTGGCCCGCATCGTCGCCGTCTGCGTGCTGGCCGCCGGACTGCTCGGGTTCGCCGCCACCGCGATCAAGCTGCCCGCGAGCTTCGCCGCCGGGTACACGGTCAGCGCGGACGGGAAGACGGCCAGCGTCGTCGTCCCCGAAGGCACCAGTACGTCGCTCATCGCCGAGGGCGCCGACGTCCAGCTCCGCCGCAACGGGCTCCTGTCCCGCCCGCCGATCGGCACCGGCCGCCTCACCTCGTCCGAGTCCACCGCGCGGAACGCGCCGCTGGCCGCGCTGATCCCCGTCTCCGGCGGCTCCGACCTGCTGCCGGTGCGCGCCTACCCGCTCGCCCTGGACGCCGTACCCGCAGAGCGCTCCGGAGTCGCCGAGGTGAAGGCCGGGACGCACCCGCTGTGGAAGTGGCTCGCGGTCACCTATCTGAGCCCGCTGCTTCCGAACTAG
- a CDS encoding CoxG family protein: protein MDHEVFVPVPPTAVRQTLATPARLARCLPGFQQDADTSSTPLTGRLKVRLGGHTITYRGALTVTPTTKGAFTVEGEGSEARGNGSVKLSLTVRTAPADDGTMLSFTGTAEGDGRITEVDAPTVESAVHRLLDRFGASLATEAEAPKPKPAPKPQPAPKPQPDPKPKPKATKPKPDPALDRLSDEELTMDDPLPEDEEAALREALEGLPGDIPEAFLDDEPPAEAAHARRTMIGRSAEEVDHAPPRGRYAPVMAPAPTSATFTLRRLAPAAALAVASAVVVGRVLRRRR, encoded by the coding sequence ATGGACCATGAGGTGTTCGTTCCGGTTCCGCCCACCGCCGTACGGCAAACGCTCGCCACCCCCGCCCGGCTGGCCCGCTGCCTCCCCGGCTTCCAGCAGGACGCCGACACGTCGTCCACGCCGCTCACCGGCCGCCTGAAGGTCCGCCTCGGCGGCCACACCATCACCTATCGCGGCGCGCTGACCGTCACACCCACCACCAAGGGCGCCTTCACCGTCGAGGGCGAGGGCTCGGAAGCACGCGGCAACGGCTCCGTGAAGCTGTCCCTGACCGTGCGCACCGCCCCCGCCGACGACGGCACGATGCTGAGCTTCACCGGCACCGCCGAAGGCGACGGCCGCATCACCGAAGTGGACGCCCCGACCGTCGAGTCCGCCGTGCACCGCCTCCTGGACCGCTTCGGAGCCAGTCTCGCCACGGAGGCCGAAGCTCCCAAGCCCAAGCCTGCCCCGAAGCCACAGCCTGCCCCGAAGCCACAGCCGGACCCCAAGCCCAAGCCCAAGGCGACGAAGCCCAAGCCCGACCCCGCCCTCGACCGCCTCAGTGACGAAGAGCTGACCATGGACGACCCCCTCCCCGAGGACGAGGAGGCCGCCCTGCGCGAGGCTCTCGAAGGGCTGCCGGGAGACATCCCGGAGGCATTCCTCGACGACGAGCCCCCCGCCGAGGCCGCGCACGCCCGCCGCACGATGATCGGCCGCAGCGCGGAAGAGGTCGACCACGCGCCGCCGCGCGGCCGGTACGCGCCCGTCATGGCCCCGGCTCCCACCTCCGCCACGTTCACACTGCGCCGCCTGGCACCCGCCGCCGCCCTCGCGGTGGCCTCGGCCGTGGTCGTGGGACGCGTACTGCGCCGACGCAGGTAG
- the lanKC gene encoding class III lanthionine synthetase LanKC produces the protein MSLRHIAYCPPGTVYFDKPTSGPASGEDYPLAGAELPEGWTRTALGEWTCIGPPKPEIPLQGWKVHVSATLDSADEVLDIVRDYCFANPMMFKFLTSPTMLMLRNSKYGDRGSSGKFITMYPKDDEHLAVVLRELGALLEGRDGPYILSDLRWKEGPLYVRYGGFAARLSRQPSGETVHCIEDPEGRLVPDVRGPSFKPPAWVELPPVVAEALAERNSGGGLGAFPFKITQALHFSNGGGVYRAVDTRDQAEVLVKEGRPHAGLDQSGDDAVTRLQREHDAMIALEGLDAFPKVLDYRKGSQHWFLTREYVDGKQLGGEMVRLNPVVHSATDQSETLDAAAYTKWALDILDRIEAAVATMHDRGLVFGDLHPNNVLIRPDGTVAFIDLETTRPVDGHSGQAMGAPGYCAPAGTTGTAVDRYALGCLRLSVFLPLTTLMPWDPAKAEQLIELVRERFPVPADFAARVRTELGLDDAEPVAPVWPRATVPADGSPVDHAEVSALAARVANGILATATPEREDRLYPGDIEQFSHPGGGLSVAHGVAGVLWALHRAGADVPAAHVDWLVEAARTVDQPRPGLYDGLSGIACVLHLLGRTAQAEELLDRAVALPRDEAGDSLNSGTAGLGLALLALGRTAEAGILAGSLAQRIQLGAADVPSGAEPAERKDKRHLPGLLYGGAGQALFLLRMHDAADSRTEALVDAAAEMLRHDLIQSGRLPGGPEVLEQAPWRGPHIACGSAGQIVVLRELLAHRQDPQLTAVYEAMRADLATDYHSGIGLFTGRAGAMAALLDTYDDSNDASGDAARTLRAQLDGLGWHAVPHDGQLTFLGEHALRLSSDLATGAAGVLAVLAALGEGGGPALPFLDASAVPVGAAA, from the coding sequence ATGAGCCTGCGACACATCGCCTACTGCCCGCCCGGAACCGTCTACTTCGACAAGCCCACCTCGGGCCCGGCCTCCGGCGAGGACTACCCCCTCGCGGGCGCCGAACTGCCCGAGGGGTGGACCCGCACCGCCCTCGGCGAGTGGACCTGCATCGGGCCGCCGAAGCCCGAGATCCCGCTCCAGGGCTGGAAGGTCCACGTCTCGGCGACGCTCGACTCGGCCGACGAGGTCCTCGACATCGTCCGCGACTACTGCTTCGCGAACCCGATGATGTTCAAGTTCCTCACCAGCCCGACCATGCTGATGCTGCGCAACAGCAAGTACGGCGACCGGGGCAGCAGCGGCAAGTTCATCACCATGTACCCGAAGGACGACGAGCATCTCGCGGTCGTACTGCGGGAGTTGGGGGCCCTCCTGGAGGGCCGTGACGGTCCGTACATCCTCAGCGACCTGCGCTGGAAGGAAGGCCCGCTGTACGTCCGCTACGGCGGCTTCGCGGCCCGCCTGTCCCGGCAGCCGAGCGGCGAGACCGTGCACTGCATCGAGGACCCCGAAGGCCGCCTGGTCCCGGACGTGCGCGGCCCCTCCTTCAAGCCGCCGGCCTGGGTGGAGCTGCCGCCCGTCGTCGCCGAAGCGCTCGCCGAGCGCAACAGCGGCGGCGGCCTCGGCGCCTTCCCGTTCAAGATCACCCAGGCGCTGCACTTCTCCAACGGCGGCGGCGTCTACCGCGCCGTCGACACCCGCGACCAGGCCGAAGTCCTGGTCAAGGAGGGCCGCCCGCACGCAGGACTCGACCAGTCGGGCGACGACGCCGTCACCCGCCTCCAGCGCGAGCACGACGCGATGATCGCCCTGGAAGGGCTCGACGCCTTCCCCAAGGTCCTCGACTACCGCAAGGGCAGCCAGCACTGGTTCCTCACCCGCGAGTACGTCGACGGCAAGCAGCTCGGCGGCGAGATGGTCCGCCTCAACCCGGTCGTGCACTCGGCGACCGACCAGTCCGAGACCCTCGACGCCGCCGCGTACACGAAGTGGGCGCTCGACATCCTCGACCGCATCGAGGCCGCCGTCGCCACCATGCACGACCGCGGCCTCGTCTTCGGCGACCTGCACCCCAACAACGTCCTCATCCGCCCCGACGGCACCGTCGCCTTCATCGACCTGGAGACCACGCGCCCCGTCGACGGCCACAGCGGCCAGGCGATGGGCGCCCCCGGCTACTGCGCCCCGGCGGGCACCACCGGCACGGCCGTCGACCGCTACGCCCTGGGCTGCCTGCGGCTGAGCGTCTTCCTCCCCCTCACCACGCTCATGCCGTGGGACCCGGCCAAGGCGGAGCAGCTGATCGAGCTGGTGCGGGAGCGCTTCCCCGTCCCGGCGGACTTCGCCGCTCGCGTACGTACCGAACTCGGCCTGGACGACGCGGAGCCGGTCGCACCCGTCTGGCCGCGCGCCACCGTCCCCGCCGACGGCTCCCCGGTCGACCACGCCGAGGTGTCCGCCCTCGCCGCCCGCGTCGCGAACGGCATCCTCGCCACCGCGACCCCCGAGCGCGAGGACCGCCTCTACCCCGGCGACATCGAGCAGTTCTCGCACCCCGGCGGCGGTCTGTCCGTCGCGCACGGCGTGGCCGGAGTCCTCTGGGCCCTGCACCGCGCGGGCGCCGACGTGCCCGCCGCGCACGTCGACTGGCTCGTCGAAGCGGCCCGTACGGTCGACCAGCCGCGCCCCGGCCTCTACGACGGTCTCTCCGGCATCGCCTGCGTCCTGCACCTCCTGGGCCGCACCGCGCAGGCCGAGGAACTCCTCGACCGGGCCGTCGCCCTGCCCCGCGACGAGGCGGGCGACAGCCTCAACTCCGGTACGGCGGGCCTCGGCCTCGCTCTCCTCGCTCTCGGCCGCACCGCCGAGGCGGGCATCCTCGCCGGGTCCCTCGCCCAGCGCATCCAGCTCGGCGCGGCCGACGTGCCCAGCGGCGCGGAGCCCGCCGAACGCAAGGACAAGCGTCACCTGCCCGGCCTGCTCTACGGCGGCGCTGGCCAGGCGCTCTTCCTGCTGCGCATGCACGACGCGGCCGACTCCCGCACCGAGGCCCTGGTCGACGCGGCGGCCGAGATGCTCCGCCACGACCTGATCCAGTCGGGCCGGCTGCCCGGCGGCCCCGAGGTCCTCGAACAGGCCCCGTGGCGCGGCCCGCACATCGCGTGCGGCAGCGCGGGCCAGATCGTGGTCCTGCGCGAACTCCTGGCCCACCGCCAGGACCCGCAGCTCACCGCCGTGTACGAGGCGATGCGCGCCGACCTCGCCACGGACTACCACTCCGGCATCGGCCTCTTCACCGGCCGTGCGGGCGCGATGGCCGCCCTGCTCGACACGTACGACGACTCGAACGACGCATCGGGGGACGCCGCTCGTACGCTGCGCGCCCAGCTCGACGGGCTCGGCTGGCACGCCGTACCGCACGACGGGCAGCTGACCTTCCTCGGCGAACACGCGCTGCGGCTCTCCAGCGACCTGGCGACGGGTGCGGCGGGAGTCCTGGCGGTGCTGGCGGCACTGGGCGAGGGCGGGGGCCCGGCCCTCCCGTTCCTGGACGCGTCGGCGGTGCCGGTGGGCGCCGCCGCCTAG
- a CDS encoding ABC transporter permease, which produces MRNVILGEVRKALTGRQWWILPLAGTFLCLLSTFGFASEGHKAIVAGGSSEEVTNNIARAWMMMFLFSSLFGAILVSREYGTGTVGRSVLLAGSRSRLLAAKTAVATLAGAAFGLLALALGALSCAVAGSAYGDAPAFTGETWLILLGCLACSVLAAPWGALIGWIVRNQVASVALIITLTLVVDTGLQALAPEFAKYLLTIAMSSVYRDVKPDLLSVPLAFAVIAAWLAAAYYAAQRLVRTRDIV; this is translated from the coding sequence ATGCGTAACGTCATCCTCGGTGAGGTCCGCAAGGCCCTCACCGGCCGCCAGTGGTGGATCCTGCCGCTCGCCGGGACCTTCCTCTGCCTCCTGTCGACCTTCGGATTCGCCTCCGAGGGGCACAAGGCCATCGTCGCCGGAGGGTCGTCCGAAGAGGTCACGAACAACATCGCCCGCGCCTGGATGATGATGTTCCTCTTCTCGTCCCTGTTCGGGGCGATCCTCGTCTCCCGCGAGTACGGGACCGGGACCGTCGGACGGTCCGTCCTGCTCGCCGGGTCCAGGAGCCGTCTGCTCGCCGCCAAGACCGCCGTGGCCACCCTCGCGGGTGCCGCCTTCGGCCTCCTCGCCCTCGCGCTCGGCGCACTGAGCTGTGCCGTCGCCGGTTCCGCCTACGGAGACGCCCCCGCCTTCACCGGCGAGACCTGGCTGATCCTGCTCGGCTGCCTCGCCTGCTCCGTGCTCGCCGCCCCCTGGGGTGCGCTGATCGGCTGGATCGTACGGAACCAGGTGGCGTCCGTCGCCCTGATCATCACGCTCACCCTGGTCGTCGACACCGGCCTCCAGGCGCTGGCCCCCGAGTTCGCCAAGTACCTCCTGACCATCGCGATGAGCTCCGTCTACCGCGACGTCAAGCCGGACCTGCTGTCCGTGCCGCTCGCGTTCGCCGTCATCGCCGCCTGGCTGGCCGCCGCGTACTACGCCGCACAGCGCCTGGTCCGCACCCGCGACATCGTCTGA
- a CDS encoding DUF2617 family protein → MLTTLTTDYTDTCASDLAWALGREPLPALAVLDLELDGATLQLRLLGASHQVLLSESDGYCSETVACIPGSRTPLPLGVSKQVGNWDYEFAARVERLSEAAFAGRAQELLALVADHPNGLAGTFPGSPYAFTALLAQREGNGQVSWRTWHAYPQEGQLVVTRTRVGMRVPAAV, encoded by the coding sequence ATGCTGACGACCCTCACGACCGACTACACCGACACGTGTGCCTCCGATCTGGCGTGGGCGCTCGGCCGGGAGCCGCTGCCCGCCCTCGCCGTACTCGATCTCGAACTGGACGGCGCCACCCTTCAGCTGCGTCTCCTCGGCGCCTCCCACCAGGTACTTCTCTCCGAAAGTGACGGCTACTGCTCGGAAACCGTCGCCTGCATCCCCGGCAGCAGGACCCCGCTCCCGCTGGGCGTCTCCAAGCAGGTCGGCAACTGGGACTACGAGTTCGCGGCCCGGGTGGAGAGGCTGTCCGAAGCCGCGTTCGCCGGTCGCGCGCAGGAACTGCTCGCGCTGGTCGCCGACCATCCGAACGGGCTCGCCGGAACGTTCCCCGGCAGTCCGTACGCGTTCACCGCACTGCTCGCGCAGCGCGAGGGCAACGGCCAGGTGAGCTGGCGGACCTGGCACGCGTACCCGCAGGAAGGGCAGTTGGTGGTGACACGGACGCGGGTGGGGATGCGGGTGCCCGCAGCGGTCTGA
- a CDS encoding ATP-binding cassette domain-containing protein, which produces MSTTPAIRLENLSKKFKDFTAVDDLSVDVRAGRVTGLLGRNGAGKTTTLRMLLGLARPTTGRATLLGHTYGDLPRAAHRVGVAMDALGPVTGATVRGELLIWVGYLGLSKGRVDEVIGLTGLDGAESKPVAGCSTGMKQRLALATALLADPEVLILDEPANGLDPDGIRWLRDTLRALAAEGRTVLVSSHQLAEVEQTVDDVVVVQRSLRYAGTLADLTNDGEHRLEERFFGLVDDTMHHSGAAAERTLVHA; this is translated from the coding sequence ATGAGCACCACCCCGGCGATCCGCCTGGAAAACCTCAGCAAGAAATTCAAGGACTTCACCGCAGTGGACGACCTCAGCGTCGACGTCCGCGCGGGCCGCGTCACCGGTCTCCTGGGCCGCAACGGCGCGGGCAAGACCACCACCCTGCGCATGCTGCTCGGCCTGGCCCGCCCCACCACCGGGCGCGCCACCCTCCTCGGCCACACGTACGGCGACCTTCCCCGCGCGGCGCACCGCGTCGGTGTCGCCATGGACGCCCTGGGACCCGTCACCGGAGCCACCGTTCGCGGTGAACTCCTCATTTGGGTCGGATACTTGGGGCTCAGCAAGGGCCGCGTGGACGAGGTCATCGGTCTCACCGGCCTCGACGGCGCCGAGTCCAAGCCCGTCGCGGGCTGCTCCACCGGAATGAAGCAGCGCCTCGCCCTGGCGACCGCGCTCCTCGCCGACCCCGAGGTCCTGATCCTCGACGAGCCCGCCAACGGCCTCGACCCCGACGGCATCCGCTGGCTGCGCGACACCCTGCGCGCCCTGGCCGCCGAAGGCCGCACCGTCCTCGTGTCGAGCCATCAGCTGGCCGAGGTCGAGCAGACCGTCGACGACGTGGTGGTCGTACAGCGCTCCCTGCGCTACGCGGGCACCCTCGCCGACCTCACCAACGACGGCGAACACCGCCTGGAGGAAAGGTTCTTCGGGCTGGTCGACGACACGATGCACCACAGCGGAGCAGCCGCCGAGAGGACCCTCGTCCATGCGTAA
- a CDS encoding pyridoxal phosphate-dependent aminotransferase: protein MAAMTTSAGSPGAPRPLLNRRLAEFGTTIFAEMSALAVRTGSINLGQGFPDEDGPEEVREAAVRALRDGRGNQYPPGPGVPELRTAVAEHQRRRYGLAYDPDTEVLVTAGATEAIAASLLALVEPGDEVVALEPYYDSYAACIAMAGGRRVPVQLRPQDGTYRLDLDELRDAITPRTRLLLLNTPHNPTGTVLTREELAEIARIAVERDLLVITDEVYEHLVYDVEHLPLATFPGMQERTVTISSSGKTFSFTGWKVGWVTASPELVGAVRSAKQFLTYVSAGPFQYAVAEALALPDAYFDDLRGQLRAKRDLLSTGLREAGFEVYRPSGTYFVTTDIRPLGGSGDGFAFCRELPERCGVVAIPNAVFYDDRAAGAPFVRFAFCKKTEVLQEAVGRLKGL from the coding sequence ATGGCCGCCATGACCACCTCCGCAGGCTCCCCCGGCGCACCCCGCCCCCTCCTCAACCGCCGTCTCGCCGAGTTCGGGACGACGATCTTCGCCGAGATGTCGGCGCTGGCCGTGCGCACCGGGTCGATCAACCTCGGCCAGGGCTTCCCCGACGAGGACGGCCCCGAGGAGGTCCGCGAGGCCGCGGTGCGGGCGCTGCGCGACGGTCGCGGCAACCAGTACCCGCCGGGCCCCGGCGTCCCCGAGCTGCGCACCGCCGTCGCGGAACACCAGCGGCGCCGCTACGGACTCGCGTACGACCCCGACACCGAGGTACTGGTCACGGCGGGCGCCACCGAGGCGATCGCCGCCTCTCTCCTCGCCCTCGTCGAACCCGGCGACGAGGTCGTCGCCCTGGAGCCGTACTACGACAGCTACGCGGCCTGCATCGCCATGGCCGGCGGGCGCCGCGTCCCCGTACAGCTCCGGCCGCAGGACGGCACGTACCGTCTCGACCTCGACGAACTCCGCGACGCGATCACCCCGCGCACCCGGCTCCTGCTCCTCAACACCCCCCACAATCCCACCGGCACCGTCCTCACCCGCGAGGAACTGGCCGAGATCGCGCGGATCGCCGTCGAGCGCGACCTGCTGGTGATCACGGACGAGGTGTACGAGCACCTCGTGTACGACGTCGAGCACCTCCCGCTCGCCACCTTCCCCGGCATGCAGGAGCGGACGGTGACGATCTCGTCGAGCGGCAAGACGTTCTCGTTCACCGGGTGGAAGGTCGGGTGGGTGACGGCCTCGCCGGAGCTGGTGGGGGCGGTCAGGTCGGCGAAGCAGTTCCTGACGTACGTCTCGGCGGGCCCCTTCCAGTACGCGGTCGCCGAGGCCCTCGCCCTGCCGGACGCGTACTTCGACGACCTGCGCGGCCAGCTCCGCGCCAAGCGGGACCTGTTGAGCACGGGCCTCAGGGAGGCGGGCTTCGAGGTCTACCGGCCGTCCGGGACGTACTTCGTGACGACCGACATCAGGCCCCTCGGCGGGAGCGGCGACGGATTCGCCTTCTGCCGGGAACTGCCCGAGCGGTGCGGGGTCGTGGCGATCCCCAACGCGGTGTTCTACGACGACCGCGCGGCCGGGGCGCCCTTCGTGCGCTTCGCCTTCTGCAAGAAGACCGAGGTGTTGCAGGAAGCAGTGGGGCGGCTGAAGGGCCTGTAG